Proteins found in one Haemorhous mexicanus isolate bHaeMex1 chromosome 23, bHaeMex1.pri, whole genome shotgun sequence genomic segment:
- the C23H1orf159 gene encoding uncharacterized protein C1orf159 homolog isoform X4 — protein MLESNSSCPASQQCSPGCYRRWNEDGSSSCVRCRNQSLASPSGHNLSECRSSGSRGMNPPVNVSSTFIQNFGGPEVAASLILGTFLLSLLLILSVASFFYLKRANKLPKIFYRRNKASVLQPSETASMIPPPAPSVRKPRYVRRERSLGAPGPGPAASRVSNV, from the exons ATGTTGGAATCCAACAGCTCCTGCCCGGCCAGCCAGCAGTGCAGCCCAG gATGCTACCGGAGGTGGAACGAGGACGGGAGCAGCAGCTGCGTCAGGTGCAGGAACCAGAGCCTGGCCAGCCCCTCGGGGCACAACCTCAGCGAGTGCAGGAGCT ctgggagcagagggatgaaTCCCCCGGTGAACGTGAGCTCAACCTTCATCCAGAACTTCG GGGGCCCCGAAGTCGCCGCCTCTCTGATCCTGGGGACGTTTCTCCTCAGTTTGTTGCTGATCCTTTCTGTGGCTTCTTTTTTCTACCTCAAACGAGCCAACAAACTCCCAAAGATCTTCTACAGGAGGAACAAAG cATCTGTTCTCCAGCCCAGTGAAACA GCATCCATGatccctcctccagctccttcag TGCGGAAGCCGCGCTACGTCCGCCGCGAGCGCTCGCTGGgcgcgcccggccccggccccgccgccagccGGGTCAGCAACGTCTGA
- the C23H1orf159 gene encoding uncharacterized protein C1orf159 homolog isoform X6 — MLESNSSCPASQQCSPAGSRGMNPPVNVSSTFIQNFGGPEVAASLILGTFLLSLLLILSVASFFYLKRANKLPKIFYRRNKASVLQPSETASMIPPPAPSVRKPRYVRRERSLGAPGPGPAASRVSNV; from the exons ATGTTGGAATCCAACAGCTCCTGCCCGGCCAGCCAGCAGTGCAGCCCAG ctgggagcagagggatgaaTCCCCCGGTGAACGTGAGCTCAACCTTCATCCAGAACTTCG GGGGCCCCGAAGTCGCCGCCTCTCTGATCCTGGGGACGTTTCTCCTCAGTTTGTTGCTGATCCTTTCTGTGGCTTCTTTTTTCTACCTCAAACGAGCCAACAAACTCCCAAAGATCTTCTACAGGAGGAACAAAG cATCTGTTCTCCAGCCCAGTGAAACA GCATCCATGatccctcctccagctccttcag TGCGGAAGCCGCGCTACGTCCGCCGCGAGCGCTCGCTGGgcgcgcccggccccggccccgccgccagccGGGTCAGCAACGTCTGA
- the C23H1orf159 gene encoding uncharacterized protein C1orf159 homolog isoform X5: MEVPFVLLLTRLVAEVAGKSTENSVAAPGCCVEMLESNSSCPASQQCSPAGSRGMNPPVNVSSTFIQNFGGPEVAASLILGTFLLSLLLILSVASFFYLKRANKLPKIFYRRNKASVLQPSETASMIPPPAPSVRKPRYVRRERSLGAPGPGPAASRVSNV; encoded by the exons ATGGAGGTGCCCTTCGTGCTTCTCCTGACCAGGCTGGTGGCAGAAGTTGCAGGAAAATCCACGGAAAACTCA GTGGCAGCCCCGGGATGTTGTGTGGAAATGTTGGAATCCAACAGCTCCTGCCCGGCCAGCCAGCAGTGCAGCCCAG ctgggagcagagggatgaaTCCCCCGGTGAACGTGAGCTCAACCTTCATCCAGAACTTCG GGGGCCCCGAAGTCGCCGCCTCTCTGATCCTGGGGACGTTTCTCCTCAGTTTGTTGCTGATCCTTTCTGTGGCTTCTTTTTTCTACCTCAAACGAGCCAACAAACTCCCAAAGATCTTCTACAGGAGGAACAAAG cATCTGTTCTCCAGCCCAGTGAAACA GCATCCATGatccctcctccagctccttcag TGCGGAAGCCGCGCTACGTCCGCCGCGAGCGCTCGCTGGgcgcgcccggccccggccccgccgccagccGGGTCAGCAACGTCTGA
- the C23H1orf159 gene encoding uncharacterized protein C1orf159 homolog isoform X1, with translation MEVPFVLLLTRLVAEVAGKSTENSVAAPGCCVEMLESNSSCPASQQCSPGCYRRWNEDGSSSCVRCRNQSLASPSGHNLSECRSSGSRGMNPPVNVSSTFIQNFGGPEVAASLILGTFLLSLLLILSVASFFYLKRANKLPKIFYRRNKASVLQPSETASMIPPPAPSVRKPRYVRRERSLGAPGPGPAASRVSNV, from the exons ATGGAGGTGCCCTTCGTGCTTCTCCTGACCAGGCTGGTGGCAGAAGTTGCAGGAAAATCCACGGAAAACTCA GTGGCAGCCCCGGGATGTTGTGTGGAAATGTTGGAATCCAACAGCTCCTGCCCGGCCAGCCAGCAGTGCAGCCCAG gATGCTACCGGAGGTGGAACGAGGACGGGAGCAGCAGCTGCGTCAGGTGCAGGAACCAGAGCCTGGCCAGCCCCTCGGGGCACAACCTCAGCGAGTGCAGGAGCT ctgggagcagagggatgaaTCCCCCGGTGAACGTGAGCTCAACCTTCATCCAGAACTTCG GGGGCCCCGAAGTCGCCGCCTCTCTGATCCTGGGGACGTTTCTCCTCAGTTTGTTGCTGATCCTTTCTGTGGCTTCTTTTTTCTACCTCAAACGAGCCAACAAACTCCCAAAGATCTTCTACAGGAGGAACAAAG cATCTGTTCTCCAGCCCAGTGAAACA GCATCCATGatccctcctccagctccttcag TGCGGAAGCCGCGCTACGTCCGCCGCGAGCGCTCGCTGGgcgcgcccggccccggccccgccgccagccGGGTCAGCAACGTCTGA
- the C23H1orf159 gene encoding uncharacterized protein C1orf159 homolog isoform X2, whose amino-acid sequence MEVPFVLLLTRLVAEVAGKSTENSVAAPGCCVEMLESNSSCPASQQCSPGCYRRWNEDGSSSCVRCRNQSLASPSGHNLSECRSSGSRGMNPPVNVSSTFIQNFGGPEVAASLILGTFLLSLLLILSVASFFYLKRANKLPKIFYRRNKASVLQPSETASMIPPPAPSVRKPR is encoded by the exons ATGGAGGTGCCCTTCGTGCTTCTCCTGACCAGGCTGGTGGCAGAAGTTGCAGGAAAATCCACGGAAAACTCA GTGGCAGCCCCGGGATGTTGTGTGGAAATGTTGGAATCCAACAGCTCCTGCCCGGCCAGCCAGCAGTGCAGCCCAG gATGCTACCGGAGGTGGAACGAGGACGGGAGCAGCAGCTGCGTCAGGTGCAGGAACCAGAGCCTGGCCAGCCCCTCGGGGCACAACCTCAGCGAGTGCAGGAGCT ctgggagcagagggatgaaTCCCCCGGTGAACGTGAGCTCAACCTTCATCCAGAACTTCG GGGGCCCCGAAGTCGCCGCCTCTCTGATCCTGGGGACGTTTCTCCTCAGTTTGTTGCTGATCCTTTCTGTGGCTTCTTTTTTCTACCTCAAACGAGCCAACAAACTCCCAAAGATCTTCTACAGGAGGAACAAAG cATCTGTTCTCCAGCCCAGTGAAACA GCATCCATGatccctcctccagctccttcag TGCGGAAGCCGCGCTAA
- the C23H1orf159 gene encoding uncharacterized protein C1orf159 homolog isoform X3: MEVPFVLLLTRLVAEVAGKSTENSVAAPGCCVEMLESNSSCPASQQCSPGCYRRWNEDGSSSCVRCRNQSLASPSGHNLSECRSSGSRGMNPPVNVSSTFIQNFGGPEVAASLILGTFLLSLLLILSVASFFYLKRANKLPKIFYRRNKASVLQPSETASMIPPPAPSVRKPH; encoded by the exons ATGGAGGTGCCCTTCGTGCTTCTCCTGACCAGGCTGGTGGCAGAAGTTGCAGGAAAATCCACGGAAAACTCA GTGGCAGCCCCGGGATGTTGTGTGGAAATGTTGGAATCCAACAGCTCCTGCCCGGCCAGCCAGCAGTGCAGCCCAG gATGCTACCGGAGGTGGAACGAGGACGGGAGCAGCAGCTGCGTCAGGTGCAGGAACCAGAGCCTGGCCAGCCCCTCGGGGCACAACCTCAGCGAGTGCAGGAGCT ctgggagcagagggatgaaTCCCCCGGTGAACGTGAGCTCAACCTTCATCCAGAACTTCG GGGGCCCCGAAGTCGCCGCCTCTCTGATCCTGGGGACGTTTCTCCTCAGTTTGTTGCTGATCCTTTCTGTGGCTTCTTTTTTCTACCTCAAACGAGCCAACAAACTCCCAAAGATCTTCTACAGGAGGAACAAAG cATCTGTTCTCCAGCCCAGTGAAACA GCATCCATGatccctcctccagctccttcag TGCGGAAGCCGCACTaa